From one Burkholderia latens genomic stretch:
- a CDS encoding DUF2339 domain-containing protein, producing MNWAFAAIGFIVGGIAALFGDFPAASGMLLGAALGFAIGRVLQQRNRESGGAATGTSAMPPAPPPVPLAERVARLETTVDALTRELDMLRTQLAGTQVTATAASGAAPAPSTTPAATPPFPVAQPAAASAGTASSISTPAPTQPFAARASEGPAAATAAVTAAAEIDARATTEHPATPQPREPGIAERALQAARDWLLGGNTVVRVGVIVLFFGVAFLLKYAADNDMLPIEFRLAGTALAAAALLAIGWRVRARRAAYGLVLQGGGVGILYLTIFAATKLYALLPVGAAFPLMVAVCALSAFLAVKQNALPLAFMGSAGGFLAPVLLSTGHGSHIALFSYYALLNAGIFAIAWFKAWRPLNLLGFVFTFTIGSAWGVTAYRPELFATTEPFLILFFLMYVGIALLYAIKRELALRHYVDGTLVFGTPIVATALQASLVKDMPFALAWSAVALSAFYVAVAAWLSRRRDRLGLLFESMLALAAIFATLAVPLAFSGPTTSAAWAIEGAAVVWLGVRQKRVLAFGFGLAMQLAAAGAFFTSLLGPADTNALPVLNSGYIAMLLIALAGLFTGWWLHGSGEARAWHPWMPDLGIAAAAWGLLWWLSGGLHEILVYASRHVDLHADRFVVDATALFAAATAWLAHVARRKLAWPIAEWPALALTPVLALLALRAFDSHQPPLSGIGAFAWPAAVIACYALLLRQSRGAAAAGSAAGGAGSATAGAGTSATSATSAVTSIPTPVIAPLHTLMFWTLCGLCSLEGYWRLRAFVPEGAWSWSAWAYGFGALLLLVSGPGSRLRWPVAAFPRAYQLWGAAPLAALLWLWSIASTASDGDASPLLWLPLLNPLDVAQLLIFVAFAAWLRRVKTLDVNIHPLASGLAVLAIAFLWFNALLLRTLHHWTGVPYTVEAMAASTLVQASVSVYWTLCALATTIWATRRGLRPLWFVGAALLALTVIKLFLFDLSHVTGIERIVSFIGIGVLLLLIGYFSPLPPKAAAPRNGTLP from the coding sequence ATGAATTGGGCCTTTGCCGCAATCGGTTTCATCGTGGGCGGTATCGCCGCATTGTTCGGGGATTTCCCGGCCGCCAGCGGCATGCTGCTCGGCGCGGCGCTCGGGTTCGCCATCGGCCGCGTGCTGCAACAGCGCAATCGCGAGAGCGGCGGCGCGGCGACCGGCACCTCGGCGATGCCGCCGGCGCCCCCGCCCGTGCCGCTTGCGGAGCGCGTCGCGCGCCTCGAAACGACCGTCGATGCGCTTACACGCGAGCTCGACATGCTGCGCACGCAGCTCGCCGGCACGCAGGTTACAGCGACGGCAGCAAGCGGCGCCGCGCCCGCGCCGTCAACAACGCCCGCTGCCACGCCACCGTTCCCCGTCGCGCAGCCGGCCGCCGCCAGTGCCGGCACGGCATCGTCGATATCGACGCCTGCGCCGACGCAACCGTTTGCCGCGCGCGCGAGCGAAGGGCCGGCCGCCGCCACCGCCGCTGTCACTGCCGCTGCAGAGATCGATGCACGTGCAACGACAGAACATCCTGCTACCCCGCAGCCGCGCGAGCCAGGCATCGCCGAACGCGCACTACAGGCGGCGCGCGACTGGCTGCTCGGCGGCAACACGGTGGTGCGCGTCGGCGTCATCGTGCTGTTCTTCGGCGTCGCGTTCCTGCTCAAGTACGCGGCCGACAACGACATGCTGCCGATCGAATTCCGCCTGGCCGGCACGGCACTCGCCGCGGCGGCGCTGCTCGCGATCGGCTGGCGCGTGCGCGCGCGCCGCGCCGCGTACGGCCTCGTGCTGCAAGGCGGCGGAGTCGGCATCCTCTACCTGACGATCTTCGCCGCGACCAAGCTCTACGCGCTGCTGCCGGTCGGCGCCGCGTTCCCGCTGATGGTTGCGGTATGCGCGCTGAGCGCGTTTCTCGCGGTGAAGCAGAATGCGCTGCCGCTCGCGTTCATGGGAAGTGCCGGCGGCTTTCTCGCGCCCGTACTGCTGTCGACCGGGCACGGCAGCCACATCGCACTGTTCAGCTATTACGCGCTGCTGAACGCCGGCATCTTCGCGATCGCATGGTTCAAGGCGTGGCGGCCGCTGAACCTGCTCGGGTTCGTGTTCACGTTCACGATCGGCTCGGCATGGGGCGTGACCGCTTATCGCCCCGAGCTGTTCGCCACCACCGAGCCGTTCCTGATCCTGTTCTTCCTGATGTATGTCGGCATCGCGCTGCTGTACGCGATCAAGCGCGAGCTGGCGCTGCGCCACTACGTGGACGGCACGCTCGTGTTCGGCACGCCGATCGTCGCGACTGCGCTTCAGGCATCCCTCGTGAAGGACATGCCGTTCGCGCTCGCGTGGAGCGCGGTCGCACTGTCGGCGTTCTACGTGGCGGTGGCCGCATGGCTTTCGAGGCGCCGAGATCGGCTCGGGCTGCTGTTCGAATCGATGCTCGCGCTCGCGGCGATCTTCGCGACGCTCGCGGTGCCGCTCGCATTCTCGGGGCCGACAACGAGCGCCGCGTGGGCCATCGAAGGCGCGGCCGTCGTGTGGCTGGGCGTGCGCCAGAAACGCGTGCTGGCGTTCGGCTTCGGCCTTGCGATGCAGCTCGCCGCGGCCGGCGCGTTCTTCACGAGCCTGCTCGGGCCGGCCGATACGAACGCGCTGCCGGTGCTCAACAGTGGATACATCGCGATGCTGCTGATCGCGCTCGCCGGGTTATTTACCGGCTGGTGGCTGCACGGGAGCGGGGAGGCGCGCGCGTGGCATCCGTGGATGCCGGACCTCGGCATAGCCGCCGCTGCGTGGGGGCTGCTGTGGTGGCTGAGCGGCGGGCTGCACGAGATCCTCGTCTATGCGAGCCGCCACGTCGACCTGCATGCGGACCGCTTCGTCGTCGATGCAACCGCGCTGTTCGCCGCGGCCACCGCGTGGCTCGCGCACGTCGCACGCCGCAAGCTCGCATGGCCGATCGCCGAATGGCCGGCGCTCGCGCTGACGCCGGTGCTCGCGCTGCTCGCATTGCGTGCGTTCGATTCGCATCAACCGCCGCTGTCCGGCATCGGCGCATTCGCATGGCCGGCCGCCGTCATTGCATGCTATGCGCTGCTGCTGCGTCAGTCGCGCGGCGCAGCGGCCGCCGGGTCGGCGGCGGGCGGCGCCGGGTCGGCGACGGCCGGCGCCGGCACATCAGCCACATCAGCCACGTCGGCCGTAACATCCATCCCGACGCCGGTCATCGCGCCGCTGCACACGCTGATGTTCTGGACGTTGTGCGGCCTGTGCTCGCTCGAAGGCTACTGGCGCCTGCGCGCGTTCGTGCCTGAAGGCGCATGGAGCTGGAGCGCGTGGGCCTACGGCTTCGGCGCGCTGCTTCTGCTGGTGTCGGGCCCCGGCTCGCGCCTGCGCTGGCCGGTCGCGGCATTCCCGCGTGCGTATCAGTTATGGGGCGCCGCGCCGCTCGCCGCGCTGTTGTGGCTGTGGAGCATCGCCAGCACCGCAAGCGACGGCGATGCGTCGCCGCTGTTATGGTTGCCGCTGCTCAACCCGCTCGATGTCGCGCAGTTGCTGATCTTCGTCGCGTTCGCCGCCTGGCTGCGCCGCGTGAAGACGCTCGACGTCAACATACATCCGCTCGCGTCCGGGCTTGCGGTGCTCGCGATCGCTTTCCTGTGGTTCAACGCGCTGCTGCTGCGCACGCTGCATCACTGGACGGGCGTGCCGTATACAGTCGAAGCGATGGCGGCATCGACGCTCGTGCAGGCGTCCGTTTCCGTCTACTGGACGCTCTGCGCGCTTGCGACGACGATCTGGGCCACGCGTCGCGGCTTGCGTCCTCTGTGGTTCGTCGGCGCGGCACTGCTCGCGCTCACCGTGATCAAACTGTTCCTGTTCGACCTGTCGCACGTCACCGGCATCGAACGCATCGTGTCGTTCATCGGCATCGGTGTGCTGCTGCTGTTGATCGGCTATTTCTCGCCGCTGCCGCCAAAGGCCGCGGCCCCCCGGAACGGCACCCTACCATGA
- a CDS encoding DUF3999 domain-containing protein, with protein MKRFAALLGLSLLTSFAAAGGTPGAERVARRFALDLDGSAAYYQLTVPQAVYAASRRSDLGDVRIFNAAGEPVPYSLDAPAAAAVPPSRMPAHWFPLPPPRTDDGHAPLGVSVAPDGSLRAAATAPLHAKHAADLVDLSHADGEVGALLVHVSDASYQGRVAVEASDDLRSWRALGTTQLLKVGRGNDMLVQERIALEGTVPRYVRLGWLDGVPAIESIDIETQPRDARTADTAAVPRQWRDAVRVRAGGAPGEYLFDTDGAYPVDRVRIDLPQPNTVARATLQSRADAQTPWRDVAGAVLFRLQGNGGEQRNAPLAFAPDSDRAWRIVVDMRNGGFGGGQPAVAVGWHPAALTFVARGTAPFTLGVGNASLSSSAVSRDALLVGMAPEVRPARVGDALPASPMQPDLLNDADATRRYVLWGALVVAVGVLGTIALRVARGGTGTRKRDE; from the coding sequence ATGAAACGATTCGCAGCCCTGCTCGGTTTGAGCCTGCTGACGTCGTTCGCGGCAGCGGGCGGCACACCCGGCGCCGAACGCGTCGCACGACGCTTCGCACTCGACCTCGACGGCAGCGCCGCGTATTACCAGCTCACCGTGCCGCAAGCCGTGTATGCAGCCAGCCGGCGCAGCGATCTCGGCGACGTGCGCATCTTCAACGCCGCAGGCGAGCCCGTCCCGTATTCGCTCGACGCACCGGCAGCGGCCGCCGTGCCGCCGTCGCGCATGCCCGCGCACTGGTTTCCGCTGCCGCCGCCGCGCACCGACGACGGTCATGCGCCGCTCGGCGTGTCGGTCGCACCGGACGGTTCGCTGCGCGCGGCCGCCACCGCGCCGCTGCACGCGAAGCACGCGGCCGATCTCGTCGACCTGTCGCATGCGGACGGCGAAGTCGGCGCGCTGCTCGTGCACGTGAGCGACGCCAGCTATCAAGGGCGCGTCGCCGTCGAAGCGAGCGACGACCTGCGCAGCTGGCGCGCACTCGGCACCACGCAACTGCTCAAAGTCGGGCGCGGCAACGACATGCTGGTGCAGGAGCGCATCGCGCTCGAAGGCACGGTGCCGCGCTACGTACGGCTCGGCTGGCTCGACGGTGTACCCGCGATCGAGTCGATCGACATCGAAACGCAGCCGCGCGATGCGCGCACGGCCGACACCGCGGCGGTGCCGCGCCAATGGCGCGACGCCGTGCGCGTGCGGGCAGGCGGCGCACCCGGCGAGTATCTGTTCGACACCGACGGTGCATATCCCGTCGATCGGGTGCGCATCGACCTGCCGCAGCCAAACACGGTTGCGCGCGCAACGCTGCAGAGCCGCGCCGACGCGCAGACGCCGTGGCGCGACGTCGCCGGCGCGGTGCTGTTCCGGCTGCAGGGCAACGGCGGCGAGCAGCGCAACGCGCCGCTGGCGTTCGCGCCGGACAGCGATCGCGCGTGGCGGATCGTCGTCGACATGCGCAACGGCGGCTTCGGCGGCGGCCAGCCGGCCGTCGCGGTTGGCTGGCATCCTGCCGCGCTGACCTTCGTCGCGCGCGGCACGGCGCCGTTCACGCTCGGCGTCGGCAATGCGTCGCTGTCGTCGTCGGCCGTGAGTCGCGACGCGCTGCTGGTCGGGATGGCGCCGGAAGTGCGGCCCGCGCGCGTCGGCGACGCGTTGCCGGCATCGCCGATGCAGCCGGATTTGCTCAACGATGCGGATGCGACACGCCGCTACGTGCTGTGGGGCGCGCTTGTGGTGGCGGTCGGTGTGCTCGGCACGATCGCATTGCGCGTCGCGCGCGGCGGCACCGGCACACGCAAGCGCGACGAATAG
- a CDS encoding NADPH-dependent FMN reductase, with amino-acid sequence MTAFDQHRRPFVVGIGGTTRAASSTERALSFALRGAQAAGARTRLFDGPFLHTLPHYAPEHKTLTDSQRELIDTVREADAIIIATPGYHGGVSGLVKNALDTLEELRADERPYLDGRAVGLIVTAYGWQAAGTVLTSLRSIVHALRGWPTPFGATVNTLETRFDSADSCSDPKVVAQLETVGAQAAEFALAFASHRAATHAASVDALAPVLKIANQ; translated from the coding sequence TTGACTGCATTCGATCAACACCGCCGCCCGTTCGTGGTCGGCATCGGCGGCACCACCCGGGCCGCGTCGTCGACCGAGCGCGCGCTTTCGTTCGCGCTGCGCGGCGCACAGGCCGCCGGCGCACGCACGCGCCTGTTCGACGGCCCGTTCCTGCATACGCTGCCGCACTACGCCCCCGAGCATAAAACGCTGACCGACTCGCAGCGCGAACTGATCGACACCGTGCGCGAAGCCGACGCAATCATCATTGCGACGCCCGGTTATCACGGCGGCGTATCAGGTCTCGTGAAGAACGCACTCGACACGCTCGAGGAACTGCGCGCCGACGAGCGCCCGTATCTCGACGGCCGCGCGGTCGGCCTGATCGTCACCGCGTACGGCTGGCAGGCCGCGGGCACCGTGCTTACGTCGCTGCGTTCGATCGTGCATGCTTTGCGCGGCTGGCCGACGCCGTTCGGCGCCACCGTGAATACGCTCGAAACGCGCTTCGACAGTGCCGACAGCTGCTCGGACCCGAAAGTCGTCGCGCAGCTCGAGACCGTCGGCGCGCAGGCGGCCGAATTCGCGCTCGCGTTCGCATCGCATCGTGCGGCCACGCACGCCGCATCGGTCGATGCGCTCGCGCCCGTGCTGAAGATCGCCAATCAGTAA
- a CDS encoding aminomethyltransferase encodes MSDTLQHEHAAADHAMRNWTFEHPGPVRIGSDAHRQMFCRMLLDTHNPYKPAVIDWPPLKPDELKRLTSLPIWDIAVQTEGRASIRVATFAATVDDPLLRRALEMDGGEEARHKVVLSKLVEAYGIDLAPEPPYPAPKDPEWAWMVTGFSECIDSFFAFGLFRSAQRSGYFPTELVDTFEPVIQEEGRHILFFVNWYAWYWRNLPWWRRPWFFARVAAVWAFLIRERVSIARGIDPDGVARDANFPATSTADIGESLNPRELIELCLVENERRMAGYDKRLLRPMFVPRMARLALRFMRK; translated from the coding sequence ATGTCCGACACGCTGCAGCACGAACATGCGGCGGCAGATCACGCAATGCGCAACTGGACCTTCGAGCATCCGGGCCCGGTCCGGATCGGTTCCGATGCGCACAGGCAAATGTTCTGCCGCATGCTGCTCGACACGCACAACCCGTACAAGCCGGCCGTCATCGATTGGCCGCCGCTCAAGCCCGACGAACTCAAGCGGCTCACGTCGCTGCCGATTTGGGACATTGCCGTGCAAACGGAAGGCCGCGCGTCGATCCGCGTTGCCACGTTCGCGGCCACCGTCGACGATCCGCTGCTGCGCCGCGCGCTCGAGATGGACGGCGGCGAGGAAGCCCGGCACAAGGTCGTGCTGTCGAAGCTGGTCGAGGCATACGGGATCGATCTCGCCCCCGAACCGCCCTATCCGGCGCCGAAGGATCCCGAATGGGCGTGGATGGTGACCGGCTTCAGCGAATGCATCGACAGCTTCTTCGCATTCGGCCTGTTCCGTTCCGCGCAGCGCTCCGGCTATTTCCCGACCGAACTCGTCGATACCTTCGAACCCGTGATCCAGGAGGAAGGTCGCCACATCCTGTTTTTCGTGAACTGGTATGCGTGGTACTGGCGCAACCTGCCGTGGTGGCGTCGGCCGTGGTTCTTCGCACGCGTCGCGGCCGTGTGGGCGTTCCTGATTCGCGAGCGCGTCAGCATCGCGCGCGGCATCGACCCCGACGGCGTCGCCCGCGACGCGAACTTCCCGGCGACGAGCACGGCGGACATCGGCGAATCGCTTAACCCGCGCGAGCTGATCGAGTTGTGCCTCGTCGAGAACGAGCGCCGTATGGCCGGCTACGACAAACGGTTGCTGCGTCCGATGTTCGTACCACGCATGGCGCGCCTCGCGCTGCGCTTCATGCGGAAGTAG